Proteins from a genomic interval of Clostridiaceae bacterium:
- a CDS encoding RidA family protein: protein MTFNTQKGPKAVGPYSTAVVHRDTIYLSGMLPIDPQNGKLIDGSIEDQAHQAFKNIKTVLEELESDLTQVLKVTLFLADMNDFKAVNEVYKDYFGPNFPARSAVQVARLPLDARIEAEVTAAK from the coding sequence ATCACATTTAATACACAGAAAGGACCCAAAGCAGTAGGGCCATACTCAACAGCAGTAGTACATAGAGATACAATATACCTTTCGGGGATGTTGCCAATAGATCCCCAAAACGGCAAATTAATAGATGGAAGTATAGAAGATCAAGCTCATCAAGCATTCAAGAATATTAAAACTGTATTAGAGGAATTAGAAAGTGACCTTACACAGGTATTGAAAGTTACTTTATTTCTTGCTGATATGAATGATTTTAAAGCCGTTAATGAAGTTTATAAGGATTATTTCGGCCCGAACTTTCCTGCAAGATCTGCTGTTCAGGTAGCCAGGCTGCCTTTAGATGCAAGAATTGAAGCGGAAGTTACAGCGGCAAAATAA